A DNA window from Paenibacillus sp. HWE-109 contains the following coding sequences:
- a CDS encoding sensor histidine kinase, translating into MPSLFSNLFNRFQLRVFLYLLMVMLVPFLLMIYVLNHQFSVFNENAFKKTVDQKHDQMLKNMTQELRFTAESTHRSAIDFGIIRYAKLANSALNAKEVTELSDYANSLLSHQLEQNHFAEQVCLTIYTTNRTVCAQSSEGKEALATLVQGQGPYQRFEPLGTGSNKFNGYMLTYTEQVLDKPGMQELGKVTLWFNMSKLWQELLVQTPVQAYVLLDQQQRVIYRNNVGNGNTGDEILWGRQRETDNWSSKQLTVHSFKQVDWQEGSKWESDYEAPIPSQLIPYYHTWIIGVVAFLILLCLSSSLLFSNYVTKPLQMLKWLMNRAERGDLRAYWTAKSSSEWTQLGQSYNQMLNRLEDLIKQVKREESLKKEAEMEALHYQLNPHFLYNTLNTIKWVAKIHKTPQISEVVSALVRLLQASLGKKGEFITLREEISLMQDYLEIQKFRYGDRIQVVTDVNELTRNCLVPRMLLQPLVENAIIHGIEPAKREGIITIRTWLDRDLLFCQVEDNGIGMQVEEGGSGWGVISSQEEASTGKMLRERMSGVGITHIREKIKLYYGPQFKMHIGSKPGEGTTIRMSLPIHQDEE; encoded by the coding sequence ATGCCCTCGCTATTTTCAAATTTGTTTAATCGTTTCCAACTTCGTGTGTTTCTGTACTTGCTGATGGTGATGCTAGTGCCTTTTTTACTTATGATTTATGTCTTGAATCATCAATTTTCTGTCTTTAATGAAAACGCATTCAAGAAGACTGTGGATCAAAAGCACGATCAGATGCTAAAGAACATGACGCAGGAGCTTCGCTTTACGGCAGAAAGCACGCATCGCAGCGCCATTGATTTCGGGATTATCCGCTATGCGAAGCTTGCGAACTCCGCGCTTAATGCTAAGGAAGTCACTGAGCTGAGCGACTATGCGAATAGCTTGCTTTCTCATCAATTGGAGCAAAACCATTTTGCCGAACAGGTCTGTTTAACGATCTATACGACAAACCGAACCGTTTGTGCTCAAAGCTCAGAAGGAAAAGAAGCGCTGGCGACGCTTGTCCAAGGTCAAGGTCCCTACCAACGGTTTGAGCCGCTGGGAACAGGGAGCAATAAGTTTAATGGATATATGCTGACCTATACGGAGCAAGTTCTGGATAAGCCTGGTATGCAGGAGCTTGGGAAAGTAACACTTTGGTTCAATATGAGCAAGCTGTGGCAAGAATTGTTGGTGCAAACACCTGTTCAAGCCTATGTTCTTTTGGATCAACAACAGCGAGTCATATACCGCAATAATGTGGGGAACGGGAACACCGGGGACGAAATTCTTTGGGGGAGGCAGCGCGAGACGGACAACTGGAGTTCCAAGCAGCTAACCGTTCATTCGTTTAAACAGGTTGATTGGCAGGAAGGGAGCAAGTGGGAATCTGATTACGAAGCCCCGATCCCTTCGCAGCTCATTCCCTATTATCACACATGGATTATCGGCGTAGTCGCGTTCCTGATATTGCTATGTTTAAGCAGTTCGCTGCTTTTCAGCAACTATGTAACGAAGCCTTTGCAAATGCTGAAATGGCTGATGAACAGGGCTGAACGTGGCGATCTGAGAGCCTACTGGACAGCCAAAAGCTCAAGTGAATGGACGCAGCTGGGTCAAAGCTACAATCAGATGCTGAATCGTTTGGAAGATTTGATTAAACAGGTGAAACGGGAAGAATCTCTGAAAAAAGAAGCGGAGATGGAAGCTCTGCATTATCAGTTGAACCCGCATTTTCTCTATAATACGCTGAATACGATTAAATGGGTGGCGAAGATTCATAAAACGCCGCAGATTTCCGAAGTCGTCAGCGCACTGGTTCGCTTGCTGCAAGCAAGCTTAGGGAAAAAAGGCGAGTTTATTACACTTCGTGAAGAAATTAGTCTGATGCAGGATTATTTGGAAATCCAGAAATTTCGTTATGGCGACCGAATTCAGGTGGTTACGGATGTGAATGAGTTAACCCGCAATTGTTTGGTTCCAAGGATGCTGCTGCAGCCGCTCGTGGAGAATGCGATTATTCATGGTATTGAACCAGCGAAGCGAGAAGGCATAATTACGATTCGGACTTGGTTGGATCGTGACCTCTTATTTTGCCAAGTCGAAGATAATGGGATTGGGATGCAGGTGGAAGAAGGCGGCTCGGGTTGGGGAGTTATCAGCTCCCAAGAGGAAGCTTCAACGGGCAAAATGCTGAGGGAACGCATGAGTGGCGTAGGGATTACACATATTCGCGAGAAAATTAAGCTCTACTATGGGCCACAGTTCAAAATGCATATAGGCAGCAAGCCGGGAGAGGGAACAACGATACGCATGTCGCTTCCGATCCATCAAGACGAGGAGTGA
- a CDS encoding amino acid ABC transporter ATP-binding protein translates to MIEVKNLKKSFGENVVLKDISAEIQNQEVLVVIGPSGSGKSTFLRCLNLLEPPDSGHILIEGKDIMDPLNKINEIRMELGMVFQRFHLFPHMKVIDNITLAPMQVRKWPEDKARKKALELLDKVGLADKANALPDSLSGGQAQRVAIARALAMEPKIMLFDEPTSALDPEMVGEVLGVMKQLAKEGMTMVVVTHEMGFAREVGDRVMFMEQGVIVEVGKPAQIFENAQQERTKSFLSKVL, encoded by the coding sequence ATGATCGAAGTTAAAAATTTAAAGAAATCTTTCGGCGAAAATGTCGTCCTAAAAGATATTAGTGCTGAAATACAGAACCAAGAGGTTCTTGTAGTAATTGGACCTTCGGGATCAGGGAAATCAACGTTTCTACGATGTTTGAATCTGTTGGAGCCGCCGGATAGCGGTCATATTTTGATCGAAGGCAAAGATATTATGGACCCGCTGAACAAAATCAATGAGATTCGCATGGAGCTCGGCATGGTGTTCCAGCGCTTTCATTTGTTCCCGCATATGAAAGTCATCGATAATATCACATTAGCACCGATGCAAGTGAGAAAATGGCCAGAGGATAAAGCGCGCAAGAAAGCTTTGGAACTGCTGGACAAAGTAGGTTTGGCGGATAAAGCGAATGCGCTGCCAGACTCGCTGTCAGGTGGTCAAGCGCAGCGTGTAGCGATTGCGCGCGCACTCGCGATGGAGCCTAAGATTATGTTGTTCGATGAACCTACATCCGCGCTTGATCCAGAAATGGTCGGCGAAGTGCTCGGCGTGATGAAGCAGCTTGCCAAAGAAGGGATGACCATGGTCGTGGTTACCCATGAAATGGGCTTCGCCCGCGAGGTTGGCGACCGGGTTATGTTTATGGAACAAGGCGTGATTGTCGAGGTGGGCAAACCGGCTCAAATCTTTGAGAATGCCCAGCAGGAGCGAACGAAATCATTTTTGTCTAAAGTATTGTAG
- a CDS encoding ABC transporter permease, which translates to MALFLMILRKMVKNRWLELSLLIGLIISVALASSMPIYTHAILQRMLIKDLEVLQTDSNQFPSQLYAYGYLTSPPEKEEGDNRLLTEMDAFLAEQSKQFGLPIRLSSQTRSTLTFELTPSDPSKIDPKVKRAAELTAMSDLEKHIRIVDGVAPASEPVNGVYEAWVFPELLTQLKIVLGNEFTIVNKDLKQTIRIKPVAVIDRSDYADLYWTNHLNDLRTKFFIPYSLFEKDFITTPTFKNLFTYWNYVLDYHQLKLEGLDTYIQTNERIENVLNSHFSSYTLKNPAIATLKLYGEKEKKLRTMLWSLNVPVSILLAFYLFMVANLITDRQKTEIAVLRSRGASRIQILIGYVVEGMLLGGIALLVGPFLGLQLTQILGASNGFLEFVQRASMEVKLNKEAYQYAIFAVIASVCMTLVPAVLATRATIVGHKQTLARKNKLSFVHKTFLDVILLAVSLYLLQSFHRRMSDLVALGLDSMDMKVDPLLFLVPALFIFAMGLFLLRVYPWVIQLIYLIGRKWWPPYLYSTLLQVGRSTTQYQFIMLFIIMTLATGLFSASAARTMNKNVEEKIRYKNGADIVLQSRWENDAPPPQSGSSSGFEASEKSTQPLVKKRVQFTEPPFLPYTQLAGVEAAARVFTKKDAFLSLGKVSDKTVIMGIDTDDFGRTAWMRDQLLDHHINEYLNLLATNSKAVLISKSIADEMGAKVGDVVRIAWDGMEGATCIVYGIIDYWPSWNPNPILTAESSAGSSTASSSSKQVKANAPKLVIGHLAYIQNNMAVEPYDVWIKLKPETTSQALYDDLALKHIPIVNLVDTKQGLVRSKKDPFQLAVNGVMTLGFLIAIGISFIGFLLYWVLSLAGRILQFGVLRAMGISFGQLIGMLIAEQLLTSGAAVLIGMITGTTASRLYVPLFQLTFDSSSQVPPFQVSFDPNDQWHLYVIVLVMIGIGLLLLGTMLSRIKIHQAVKLGED; encoded by the coding sequence ATGGCTTTATTTCTGATGATTCTCCGCAAAATGGTCAAGAACCGTTGGCTGGAGCTAAGTCTCTTGATCGGACTCATTATTTCTGTCGCGCTCGCGAGTTCCATGCCGATTTATACGCATGCTATTTTGCAGCGCATGTTGATTAAGGATCTGGAAGTTCTCCAGACCGATTCCAATCAGTTCCCGAGCCAATTGTATGCCTACGGGTATTTAACTAGTCCTCCTGAGAAAGAAGAGGGAGATAACCGATTATTGACGGAGATGGATGCTTTTCTGGCTGAGCAGAGCAAGCAATTTGGATTGCCAATTAGGCTTTCCTCTCAGACAAGAAGCACATTGACGTTCGAGTTAACACCAAGTGATCCGAGTAAAATAGATCCCAAGGTAAAGCGTGCAGCAGAGCTCACGGCCATGTCTGATTTGGAAAAACATATCCGCATTGTGGATGGTGTCGCGCCTGCATCTGAGCCCGTTAATGGTGTTTATGAGGCTTGGGTATTCCCTGAGCTTTTGACCCAATTGAAAATTGTGCTCGGCAATGAATTTACGATCGTCAATAAAGATTTGAAACAGACGATCCGCATCAAGCCGGTTGCCGTGATTGATCGCTCGGATTATGCGGATTTGTATTGGACGAATCATTTGAATGATTTGCGTACGAAATTTTTCATTCCGTATTCACTGTTTGAGAAAGATTTCATAACGACCCCTACGTTCAAGAATTTATTTACCTACTGGAACTATGTACTGGATTATCATCAATTGAAATTGGAAGGTTTAGACACTTATATCCAGACGAATGAACGAATAGAGAATGTTTTAAACAGTCATTTCAGCTCCTACACACTCAAGAATCCGGCTATTGCGACGTTGAAATTGTATGGGGAGAAAGAGAAAAAGCTGAGGACTATGCTGTGGTCGCTGAATGTGCCTGTGAGTATCTTATTGGCTTTCTACTTATTCATGGTTGCCAATCTTATTACGGATCGACAGAAAACGGAGATTGCCGTCCTGCGCAGCAGAGGCGCTAGCCGTATTCAAATTTTAATTGGCTATGTGGTGGAAGGGATGCTGTTAGGGGGTATTGCTCTGCTGGTTGGCCCCTTTCTCGGACTTCAATTAACCCAAATATTAGGAGCCTCCAACGGTTTTCTGGAATTTGTCCAACGTGCCTCCATGGAAGTTAAATTGAATAAAGAAGCCTATCAGTACGCAATTTTTGCTGTCATTGCCTCGGTCTGCATGACGCTTGTACCCGCTGTATTAGCCACTCGTGCGACAATTGTCGGCCATAAACAAACGCTGGCAAGGAAGAACAAGCTCTCTTTTGTGCATAAAACGTTTCTAGATGTCATTCTTTTGGCTGTATCCCTCTATTTATTGCAGAGCTTCCATCGCCGCATGAGTGATTTGGTTGCGCTTGGCCTGGATTCCATGGATATGAAAGTAGATCCGCTGTTGTTCCTTGTTCCGGCCTTATTCATTTTTGCTATGGGATTGTTCCTTCTGCGCGTCTATCCGTGGGTCATTCAGTTGATTTACCTGATTGGTCGAAAATGGTGGCCGCCCTATCTCTATTCAACACTGCTGCAGGTGGGCAGATCGACAACGCAATATCAATTCATTATGCTGTTCATCATCATGACGCTGGCAACAGGATTATTCAGTGCCAGTGCAGCCCGCACTATGAATAAGAATGTAGAAGAGAAAATTCGCTACAAAAATGGGGCTGATATTGTGCTCCAATCCCGCTGGGAGAATGATGCTCCGCCACCGCAGTCTGGGTCGTCAAGCGGCTTCGAAGCATCGGAGAAATCGACGCAGCCGCTGGTCAAGAAGCGGGTTCAATTTACCGAGCCGCCGTTTTTGCCATATACCCAATTGGCCGGTGTTGAAGCTGCAGCGCGGGTATTTACGAAGAAAGACGCTTTCTTATCGCTGGGTAAAGTGTCAGACAAAACGGTGATTATGGGCATAGATACGGACGATTTTGGTCGTACGGCTTGGATGCGCGATCAACTGCTGGATCACCATATCAATGAATATTTGAACCTGCTGGCAACCAATTCGAAGGCGGTGCTCATTTCCAAGTCGATTGCCGATGAAATGGGCGCAAAGGTGGGGGATGTGGTGCGAATCGCTTGGGATGGGATGGAGGGTGCAACCTGTATCGTCTATGGCATCATTGATTACTGGCCGAGTTGGAATCCCAATCCCATTCTGACGGCAGAGTCGAGTGCGGGGAGCAGCACGGCTTCCAGTTCGAGCAAGCAAGTCAAAGCGAACGCTCCTAAGCTGGTCATCGGCCACCTCGCCTACATTCAAAATAATATGGCTGTAGAGCCCTATGATGTGTGGATCAAGCTGAAACCGGAGACGACAAGCCAAGCTTTATATGACGACTTGGCGCTCAAGCATATTCCTATTGTGAATCTAGTGGATACCAAACAAGGGCTCGTTCGTTCCAAAAAAGATCCATTTCAGTTGGCTGTCAATGGCGTGATGACGCTCGGCTTTTTGATTGCAATAGGGATTAGTTTTATCGGCTTTCTGTTGTATTGGGTGCTTTCCTTGGCAGGACGCATCTTGCAGTTTGGCGTCCTTCGGGCGATGGGTATTTCGTTCGGCCAACTCATTGGCATGCTGATTGCGGAACAGCTTCTGACCTCAGGCGCTGCGGTCCTCATTGGGATGATTACTGGTACCACGGCAAGCCGCTTATATGTGCCCTTATTCCAATTGACCTTTGACTCGTCGAGTCAAGTGCCGCCTTTCCAAGTAAGCTTTGATCCGAATGATCAATGGCATCTGTATGTCATCGTCTTGGTGATGATCGGCATAGGGTTGCTGCTGCTTGGGACGATGCTGTCCCGAATCAAGATTCATCAAGCTGTTAAGCTTGGGGAGGATTAA
- a CDS encoding amino acid ABC transporter permease, with protein MDFRFDIILDYLPLLMKGTLWTIGISILSILMGSVLGLAVGLGKMSPRGYLRWPASMYVNFFRGTPLLVQILLVHFGVVPLFLGTTNAIIASIVALSLNSAGYMAEIFRAGIQSIDKGQTEAAHSLGMTHFQTMKSVILPQAIKRMIPPFGNEFIVLIKDSSLFAVIAAPELMYWSNAMRSQYFKVWEPYLTAALIYFILTYSLSKLLSYIERRV; from the coding sequence ATGGATTTTCGGTTTGATATCATTCTCGATTACTTGCCGTTGTTGATGAAGGGTACGCTTTGGACGATAGGAATTTCCATACTGTCCATTTTAATGGGGTCCGTTTTGGGGCTTGCGGTTGGTTTAGGCAAAATGTCGCCCCGCGGCTATTTGCGCTGGCCAGCGAGCATGTATGTTAACTTTTTCCGTGGTACACCCTTGCTTGTTCAAATCTTGCTTGTTCACTTCGGTGTTGTCCCATTATTTTTAGGCACGACCAATGCAATCATTGCTTCTATTGTTGCTTTATCTTTGAATTCAGCTGGCTATATGGCGGAAATTTTCCGGGCGGGCATTCAGTCGATTGACAAAGGACAGACGGAGGCGGCGCATTCGCTTGGCATGACGCATTTCCAGACGATGAAATCGGTCATTTTACCGCAAGCGATCAAGCGGATGATTCCTCCTTTTGGCAATGAGTTCATCGTGTTGATCAAAGATTCTTCCTTGTTCGCGGTCATTGCCGCACCGGAATTGATGTATTGGTCCAATGCCATGCGCAGCCAATATTTTAAAGTGTGGGAGCCTTATCTCACGGCAGCGCTTATTTATTTCATTCTCACTTACTCGCTAAGCAAGCTGCTTAGTTATATTGAAAGGAGAGTGTAG
- a CDS encoding efflux RND transporter periplasmic adaptor subunit has translation MKANKVISGLVLLTGIVSILAGCSLLPVEEEALKPPLVKPVKENFELYEVKKSTIVKKASLVGTFKSRQTTNYFFKESGHRIAAMRVKLGDAIQPGDVLVELEKGDLETRIALQRLNLEKAQIASSQIQQTEPDRAYDIRLKKIDVEAAQLQLNALQDQLEKTKLIASSAGIVTYITDAQQGSVVDAFSTLVILSDPSKLQLAYESSDSGSLTGIEVGMNVDVKIGSEEKMIQGKVLQTPSSAPLTDNKAAAERNAKTLIVSVPEGTEGVKFGNSGDMTIVLEKRENVIVIPRTGLRSYLGRDYVQVLDGESRKEIDVEKGLVTPTEIEIRTGLKEGQNVILNN, from the coding sequence ATGAAGGCTAATAAAGTGATTTCAGGGCTTGTCTTGCTGACAGGTATTGTCAGTATACTTGCGGGCTGTTCCTTGCTGCCAGTAGAGGAGGAGGCGTTGAAGCCGCCTTTGGTCAAGCCGGTCAAAGAGAACTTTGAACTCTATGAGGTGAAGAAAAGTACGATTGTCAAAAAAGCCAGCTTAGTCGGCACCTTCAAATCCAGACAAACAACGAACTATTTTTTCAAAGAGTCTGGTCATCGGATTGCTGCCATGCGCGTTAAACTTGGCGATGCCATTCAACCTGGCGATGTTCTGGTCGAACTGGAAAAAGGAGATTTGGAGACGCGGATTGCTTTGCAACGATTAAATCTGGAGAAAGCGCAGATTGCGAGCTCGCAGATTCAACAGACGGAACCGGACAGAGCTTATGATATTCGGCTAAAAAAGATCGATGTGGAGGCTGCACAGCTGCAATTGAATGCGCTGCAAGATCAACTGGAGAAGACGAAATTAATCGCCTCGTCAGCTGGTATCGTGACTTATATTACGGATGCGCAGCAGGGGAGTGTGGTCGATGCTTTCAGCACGCTAGTAATCCTCTCCGACCCAAGCAAGCTGCAATTAGCTTATGAATCTTCGGACAGCGGATCACTTACAGGGATAGAAGTCGGGATGAATGTAGACGTCAAAATCGGCTCCGAGGAGAAAATGATTCAAGGCAAAGTCTTGCAAACGCCTTCAAGTGCGCCGCTTACAGACAATAAGGCAGCAGCAGAGAGGAATGCCAAGACGCTTATCGTCAGTGTTCCTGAAGGAACGGAAGGGGTTAAGTTTGGCAACTCCGGCGACATGACCATTGTGCTTGAGAAGCGCGAGAATGTAATTGTTATTCCCCGCACAGGCCTTCGCAGTTACTTGGGACGGGATTACGTGCAAGTGCTGGATGGCGAAAGCCGCAAGGAAATCGATGTGGAGAAAGGTCTTGTGACGCCGACAGAGATTGAAATTCGCACAGGCCTCAAAGAAGGTCAGAATGTTATTTTGAACAACTAA
- a CDS encoding response regulator, which produces MNVLIVDDEPIIRLGLRTLVDWEANGFTYAGDAEDGLEACELVERLDIDIVITDLIMPRMDGLAFIRKIKDRAKPISTVVLSCMDDFTYVKEAMKLGAKDYILKPTMEPESLLEILTSVRLELEQHRLELSDRQERQQALESSKLMQLSLRLRQYVQTGQGGEPALEAALFETSSLVSLLLHTGSSEADADWRWTGCLAALPLAAGSVLLLVPAAAEVPDDADSVVYAAAAALERAAIVRLPQAPDWFIGAGVVLRRLAQVKPAAAQHARQLQERFYSASWNRIVQPVPESKIRHNPALPYDIRSDLLRCIAHDNSEGYVHQAEALCRRLKEQRPEKDKVVSFIQELLALAAGYARERGHAEIERYEETFVYSQALQACSRFEQVRELLLQAMSRLMENRPPLANEPRLRSHNTFIRKVLTYMMDNYASPISTSDMADHVRLSRSYLSDLYSKEMGESLSETLTRIRMEEAKRRLRTGEMKIYEVADAVGFPDAKTFAKTFKRIVGCSPKEFEKPI; this is translated from the coding sequence ATGAATGTGCTTATAGTCGATGACGAACCGATCATTCGTCTTGGTTTGCGAACGCTGGTGGATTGGGAAGCCAATGGATTCACTTATGCCGGTGATGCTGAGGATGGTTTGGAAGCTTGTGAGCTTGTCGAGCGATTAGACATCGATATTGTCATTACAGACTTGATCATGCCGCGAATGGATGGATTGGCCTTCATTCGTAAGATCAAAGACAGAGCCAAACCGATTAGTACGGTCGTACTGAGCTGTATGGACGATTTCACCTATGTCAAAGAGGCGATGAAACTCGGGGCCAAGGACTACATTCTGAAGCCGACGATGGAGCCAGAATCTCTGCTTGAGATTCTCACGAGCGTTCGGCTGGAACTGGAGCAGCACCGCCTGGAGCTGAGCGACAGGCAGGAGAGACAGCAGGCGCTGGAATCAAGCAAGCTGATGCAGCTTTCGTTGAGGCTGCGCCAGTATGTGCAGACCGGACAAGGCGGCGAGCCTGCGCTCGAGGCCGCCTTGTTCGAAACCAGCAGCCTGGTCAGTCTGCTGCTGCATACCGGGTCCAGCGAGGCTGACGCCGACTGGCGCTGGACCGGCTGCCTGGCGGCGCTGCCGCTGGCCGCCGGCAGTGTGCTGCTGCTCGTGCCAGCAGCTGCGGAAGTGCCTGACGACGCCGACAGCGTCGTCTATGCGGCGGCCGCGGCGCTCGAGCGCGCCGCGATCGTCCGGCTGCCGCAGGCGCCGGACTGGTTCATCGGAGCCGGCGTCGTCCTTCGCCGGCTCGCGCAAGTGAAGCCCGCCGCGGCGCAGCACGCGCGGCAGCTCCAAGAGCGATTCTACAGCGCGAGCTGGAATCGCATCGTGCAACCTGTGCCGGAGTCCAAGATCCGGCACAACCCTGCGCTGCCGTATGACATCCGCAGCGATCTATTGCGCTGTATCGCGCACGATAACAGCGAAGGGTATGTGCATCAGGCGGAAGCGCTCTGCCGCAGATTAAAGGAGCAGCGCCCGGAGAAGGATAAAGTGGTTTCCTTTATCCAGGAGCTGCTTGCGCTTGCAGCCGGTTACGCGCGCGAGCGCGGCCACGCAGAGATCGAACGTTATGAAGAAACATTCGTATATAGTCAAGCACTCCAAGCTTGCAGCCGATTCGAGCAAGTAAGGGAGCTGCTGCTGCAAGCGATGAGCCGTCTGATGGAGAATCGGCCGCCTTTGGCAAATGAGCCAAGATTACGCTCGCATAACACGTTTATCCGCAAAGTATTGACGTATATGATGGATAATTATGCTTCCCCGATCAGTACTTCAGATATGGCCGATCACGTCCGCCTAAGCCGCAGCTACTTGAGTGATTTATACAGCAAAGAGATGGGGGAATCGCTCAGTGAAACGTTGACGCGGATCCGTATGGAGGAGGCCAAACGCAGGCTGCGCACTGGGGAAATGAAAATCTATGAAGTCGCGGATGCGGTCGGCTTTCCCGATGCCAAAACATTTGCCAAAACGTTTAAACGAATCGTCGGTTGTTCGCCCAAAGAATTTGAAAAACCTATATAG
- a CDS encoding ABC transporter ATP-binding protein — translation MIHCENLVKIYKAADIEVVALQGLDLHIEEGELMAIIGNSGSGKSTLLNMLGGLDRPSAGNLHVDGKDLLKFKESDLVTYKRETVGFVWQNNARNLIPYLTALENVELPILLQGRRKRHRAMDLLDAVGLGHRRNNRLNQLSGGEQQRVAIAIALANQPRLLLADEPTGSVDTKMANQILDLFRELNRSFGLTVVIVTHDPLLAKKVDRVVAIRDGKTSSEILRRKTYQEELLEMEMGIFAAEEESHVEYAVVDKAGRLQIPANFLESIGASGTNKVRVAVEDGRIVLLPPDKM, via the coding sequence ATGATTCACTGCGAGAATTTAGTTAAAATATATAAGGCTGCGGACATTGAAGTTGTTGCTCTGCAAGGACTTGACCTCCATATCGAGGAGGGGGAACTGATGGCGATTATCGGCAACAGCGGCAGCGGCAAATCGACGCTTCTCAATATGCTCGGGGGTCTTGATCGGCCTTCAGCAGGCAATCTGCATGTGGATGGAAAAGATTTATTGAAATTCAAGGAATCCGATCTGGTGACCTATAAAAGAGAAACGGTTGGCTTCGTCTGGCAAAATAATGCGCGAAATCTGATTCCGTATTTAACCGCATTGGAAAATGTGGAATTGCCGATTTTGCTGCAGGGCAGGCGCAAACGCCACCGAGCTATGGATTTGCTGGATGCCGTTGGGCTTGGCCACCGAAGGAATAACAGGCTGAATCAGCTTTCGGGCGGCGAACAGCAGCGCGTCGCTATTGCTATTGCGCTTGCTAATCAGCCAAGGCTGCTGCTTGCCGATGAACCGACGGGCTCCGTGGATACGAAGATGGCGAATCAAATTTTGGATCTCTTCCGGGAATTGAACCGCAGCTTCGGTTTGACGGTGGTCATCGTTACGCACGATCCGCTCCTGGCGAAGAAGGTGGATAGGGTCGTGGCGATCCGTGACGGCAAAACGTCTTCCGAAATTCTGCGGCGTAAAACGTACCAAGAAGAATTGCTCGAAATGGAGATGGGCATCTTCGCCGCCGAAGAGGAATCGCATGTGGAATATGCGGTGGTCGATAAAGCGGGCAGGCTGCAAATTCCGGCCAATTTCCTTGAATCCATCGGGGCTTCCGGCACGAACAAAGTGCGTGTTGCTGTGGAGGATGGGCGAATTGTGCTGTTGCCCCCAGATAAAATGTGA
- a CDS encoding ABC transporter ATP-binding protein, protein MEEQVPMVQAIGVTRVFGKGTGAVHALRGAHLSIPRGRLVALRGRSGSGKTTLLNILGALDHPSEGAVYLEGMEISSLSESKRNEVRRKQIGLIFQSFALVPYMSAYENVEFGLRISGVHPNEYRALAEEALDFVGLKPRMKHRPYELSGGEQQRVAIARAIAHKPKLILADEPTAELDSRMGLQVLKLFKDLVQEGMTIIMTTHDLAIMEIVDEVYALEDGTIVDEG, encoded by the coding sequence ATGGAAGAGCAAGTGCCGATGGTGCAAGCCATTGGGGTTACGCGTGTTTTTGGCAAAGGAACGGGTGCCGTGCATGCCTTGCGAGGAGCTCATTTAAGCATCCCCAGGGGCAGGCTTGTCGCTTTGCGGGGGAGATCCGGATCGGGGAAAACAACGCTTCTCAATATATTGGGAGCCTTAGACCACCCTTCAGAAGGGGCAGTTTATTTGGAAGGGATGGAAATCAGCAGTTTATCGGAGTCCAAGCGGAATGAAGTCAGACGGAAGCAGATCGGACTGATTTTTCAATCCTTTGCTTTGGTTCCCTATATGTCTGCCTACGAAAATGTAGAATTTGGCTTGCGCATATCAGGGGTTCATCCCAATGAATATCGGGCGCTTGCTGAGGAAGCGTTAGATTTCGTTGGTTTGAAACCCCGAATGAAACATCGCCCCTACGAGCTGTCAGGGGGAGAGCAGCAGCGGGTTGCGATTGCCAGGGCTATTGCGCATAAACCGAAGCTGATTTTGGCAGATGAGCCCACAGCGGAACTGGACAGCCGGATGGGTCTGCAGGTTCTTAAATTGTTCAAGGATTTGGTGCAAGAGGGCATGACGATTATCATGACTACCCATGACCTTGCGATTATGGAAATCGTAGATGAAGTATATGCATTGGAGGATGGGACCATTGTCGATGAAGGCTAA